The following coding sequences are from one Comamonas koreensis window:
- a CDS encoding aldo/keto reductase → MQDIQLGRSDLKVSPICLGTMTFGEQVSEADAHAMLSHSLARGVYFWDTAEMYSVPARAETYGATETIIGNWFKANPGQRDKVVLASKVAGPSRGMPWVREGKGMTAADIVASCEASLRRLQTDVIDLYQIHWPERHVPAFGNLYYDPKKETSETTIGEQLQALAGLVKAGKIRHIGLSNETPYGVHEFVRLAEQHGLPRVASVQNPYCLINRSWENGLDETCDRLGVSLLAYSPLAFGLLTGKYDDSGITGPQAPQGARIASYESVRKQRWGRPEALDAAKRYNQLARDHGLTPAALALAFCYNKWQVGSTIIGVRTMEQLDEDLNVWGTQLSEALLQEIDALRWALGDPAQ, encoded by the coding sequence ATGCAAGACATCCAACTTGGCCGCAGTGATTTGAAGGTTTCGCCCATTTGCCTGGGCACGATGACGTTTGGCGAGCAAGTGAGCGAGGCGGATGCGCATGCGATGCTCAGCCATTCGCTGGCGCGCGGCGTGTACTTCTGGGACACGGCGGAGATGTACTCGGTGCCCGCCCGCGCCGAAACCTATGGTGCGACGGAGACCATCATCGGCAACTGGTTCAAGGCCAACCCGGGCCAGCGCGACAAGGTGGTGCTGGCCAGCAAGGTGGCGGGCCCGTCGCGCGGCATGCCCTGGGTGCGCGAAGGCAAGGGCATGACGGCGGCCGACATCGTGGCATCGTGCGAGGCGAGCCTGCGCCGCCTGCAGACCGATGTGATCGACCTCTACCAGATCCATTGGCCCGAGCGCCATGTGCCCGCCTTTGGCAATCTGTACTACGACCCGAAAAAGGAAACCAGCGAGACAACGATTGGCGAGCAGCTGCAGGCGCTGGCTGGCCTGGTCAAGGCCGGCAAGATCCGCCACATTGGCCTGTCCAACGAGACGCCGTATGGCGTGCATGAGTTTGTGCGCCTGGCCGAGCAGCATGGCCTGCCGCGCGTGGCCAGCGTGCAAAACCCGTACTGCCTCATCAACCGCAGCTGGGAAAACGGCCTGGATGAAACCTGCGACCGCCTGGGTGTGTCGCTGCTGGCGTACTCGCCCCTCGCCTTTGGCCTGCTGACGGGCAAGTACGACGACAGCGGCATCACCGGCCCCCAGGCACCCCAGGGCGCGCGCATTGCCAGCTATGAATCGGTGCGCAAGCAGCGCTGGGGCCGCCCCGAGGCGCTGGATGCCGCCAAGCGCTACAACCAGCTGGCACGCGACCATGGCCTGACCCCGGCTGCATTGGCACTGGCCTTTTGCTACAACAAATGGCAGGTGGGCAGCACCATCATCGGTGTGCGCACGATGGAGCAACTGGACGAAGACCTCAACGTCTGGGGCACGCAGCTGTCCGAGGCCTTGCTGCAGGAGATTGACGCACTGCGCTGGGCGCTGGGCGATCCGGCGCAATAA
- a CDS encoding aminoacyl-tRNA deacylase — MSKKNHISETPATQFLKAHKVAFTEHPYDYVEHGGTSESARQLGLDEHVVVKTLVMQNQDAKPLIVLMHGDCKVSTKSLARQIGAKSVEPCTPEVASRHSGYLVGGTSPFGLRKAMPVYIQETILALPRIAINGGRRGFLVQIDPKACVEVLGAQPVQCALAE, encoded by the coding sequence ATGAGCAAAAAAAACCATATCAGCGAAACGCCTGCCACCCAGTTTCTGAAGGCGCACAAGGTGGCGTTTACCGAGCATCCCTACGACTATGTGGAGCATGGCGGCACGTCCGAGTCGGCCCGCCAGCTGGGGCTCGATGAGCATGTCGTCGTCAAGACCCTGGTGATGCAGAACCAGGATGCCAAGCCGCTGATCGTGCTGATGCATGGCGACTGCAAGGTGTCGACCAAGAGCCTGGCGCGCCAGATTGGCGCCAAGAGCGTGGAGCCCTGCACGCCCGAGGTGGCCAGCCGCCACAGCGGTTATCTGGTGGGGGGCACCTCACCGTTTGGCCTGCGCAAGGCCATGCCGGTCTATATCCAGGAGACGATTCTGGCGCTGCCGCGTATCGCCATCAACGGCGGGCGGCGTGGTTTTTTGGTGCAGATCGACCCCAAAGCGTGCGTGGAGGTGCTGGGCGCTCAGCCGGTGCAATGCGCGCTGGCAGAATGA
- a CDS encoding retropepsin-like aspartic protease family protein, translating into MKLSVPKPCPAPTRLHHWALALALCGSASWAVHAQDAAEGPRSVALAGILGDKALLVIDGRAPKAVAVGSSYQQVQVVSVKDGQAQVSIAGALHSLRMGESPVSVADAALPVSNTGRIVLAADASGHFMTAGMINGKATRFLVDTGATTVSLGMSEALKLGIDYKQGRAVRMGTANGVSNGWHLQLSSVRISDVELRNVDAVVTSANMPYVLLGNSFLNAFEMKRAGPQMTLDRIK; encoded by the coding sequence ATGAAGCTTTCAGTCCCCAAGCCTTGCCCCGCCCCAACCCGCCTGCACCACTGGGCGTTGGCACTGGCCCTGTGCGGCAGCGCCAGTTGGGCCGTCCATGCACAAGATGCCGCCGAAGGCCCCCGCTCGGTGGCGCTGGCCGGCATTCTGGGGGACAAGGCCTTGCTCGTCATCGATGGCCGGGCGCCCAAGGCCGTGGCAGTGGGCAGCAGCTACCAGCAGGTGCAGGTGGTCAGCGTCAAGGATGGGCAGGCACAGGTCAGCATCGCGGGCGCCCTGCACAGCCTGCGCATGGGTGAGTCGCCGGTCAGCGTGGCCGATGCGGCGCTGCCCGTCAGCAACACCGGCCGTATTGTGTTGGCAGCCGATGCCAGCGGGCACTTCATGACGGCCGGCATGATCAACGGCAAGGCCACGCGCTTTCTGGTCGATACCGGTGCCACAACGGTGAGCCTGGGGATGAGCGAGGCGCTCAAGCTGGGGATTGACTACAAACAGGGCCGTGCAGTGCGCATGGGCACGGCCAATGGCGTCAGCAACGGCTGGCACCTCCAGCTGAGCAGCGTGCGCATCTCCGATGTGGAGCTGCGCAATGTCGATGCCGTGGTCACCTCGGCCAACATGCCTTATGTGCTGCTGGGCAACAGCTTTCTCAATGCCTTTGAGATGAAACGCGCCGGCCCGCAGATGACCTTGGACCGGATCAAATAG
- the plsY gene encoding glycerol-3-phosphate 1-O-acyltransferase PlsY, which produces MSTVYSILATILAYLIGSLSFAVIVSRTMGLSDPRTYGSKNPGATNVLRSGSKAAAVVTLLLDAAKGWLPVALVVWLGKPYGLEEGTVALVGIAAFLGHLWPVFFKFEGGKGVATALGVLLGFSGWLGLLVLLAWVAVAAIWRYSSLSSLVAAVLAPVFYILIGGELWDFHAEIFVAILVMSALLVYRHKLNIQRLVEGKESKLGQKKSK; this is translated from the coding sequence TTGAGTACCGTTTATTCCATCCTGGCCACCATCCTGGCCTACCTCATCGGTTCGCTGTCATTTGCGGTGATCGTCAGCCGCACGATGGGCCTGAGTGACCCGCGCACCTATGGCAGCAAAAACCCGGGTGCCACCAATGTGCTGCGCTCGGGCAGCAAGGCTGCGGCCGTGGTGACCTTGCTGCTCGATGCCGCCAAGGGCTGGCTGCCGGTGGCGCTGGTGGTCTGGTTGGGCAAGCCCTATGGCCTCGAAGAGGGCACTGTCGCCCTGGTGGGAATTGCGGCATTTCTGGGCCACCTCTGGCCGGTGTTCTTCAAGTTTGAAGGCGGCAAGGGCGTGGCCACTGCGCTGGGCGTGCTGCTGGGCTTTAGCGGTTGGCTGGGTCTCTTGGTCTTGCTGGCCTGGGTGGCGGTCGCTGCCATCTGGCGCTATTCGTCGCTGTCGTCGCTGGTGGCGGCGGTGCTGGCGCCGGTGTTCTACATCCTCATCGGTGGCGAGCTCTGGGATTTCCATGCCGAGATCTTTGTCGCGATCCTGGTGATGTCGGCCTTGCTGGTCTACCGCCACAAGCTCAACATCCAGCGCCTGGTCGAAGGCAAGGAATCCAAGCTGGGTCAAAAGAAAAGCAAGTGA